The Humulus lupulus chromosome 3, drHumLupu1.1, whole genome shotgun sequence genome window below encodes:
- the LOC133822749 gene encoding uncharacterized protein LOC133822749: MEEREERKDSKLCEECKLNDSKYKCPGCSFRSCSLPCVKAHKQRTGCTGKRNRTEFVPLSQFDDNQLISDYNLLEEVKRVSESAQRMRKKLCKYNHYRLPYFLRSVRSAAASRRTKILFLPGGMTKREKNQTNYDKRKKCIYWTIEWQFHSTDVVLVDHGIDESLNISSVIGNHLKPGPYHHQLKRFCEEDLENLKFFIRKYQKGSTSPFYELDVKVPLRQQLTNKVILEYPVIYVFLPSHNIDFEVVKDDYPTFPKPDLKTSESDSHLEIGGVPFKEEEIMEIGRSLPQLYDLVKNESLAKSASPHQFTNQSMSENVLNNSSERATSTGVAAEDGFQSPISNTDKGNVEFDFDQELIDEYSELIKEINPDDFLNLEGLLDGEEEEKDDGKSLEKDDRKDYCDDFYDFESIYNKEDDRKNSNVEDDLEEGEIVE; the protein is encoded by the exons ATGGaggaaagagaagaaagaaaagactCAAAATTATGTGAAGAGTGcaaattgaatgattcaaaatacAAATGCCCAGGTTGTTCTTTTCGCTCTTGTAGTCTCCCCTGCGTCAAAGCTCACAAACAACGCACTGGTTGTACGGGCAAGAGGAACCGGACTGAGTTCGTTCCTCTTTCTCAGTTCGACGATAATCAGCTCATATCTG ATTATAATTTGCTGGAGGAGGTGAAAAGGGTTTCTGAATCTGCTCAAAGAATGAGGAAAAAGTTATGCAAATACAATCATTATAGGCTACCGTATTTCCTTAGGAGTGTTAGGAGTGCAGCTGCAAGTAGGAGAACAAAGATTTTGTTTCTTCCAGGTGGCATGACAAAAAGAGAGAAGAATCAAACTAATTATGATAAAAG GAAGAAATGCATCTACTGGACGATCGAGTGGCAATTTCATTCAACGGATGTTGTGTTAGTTGATCATGG AATTGATGAAAGCCTGAATATCTCCTCCGTTATTGGGAACCATTTAAAGCCTGGTCCTTATCATCATCAACTGAAGCGATTTTGTGAGGAAGACCTTGAAAATCTGAAGTTCTTTATCCGGAAATATCAAAAG GGGTCAACTTCACCTTTCTATGAGTTAGATGTTAAGGTTCCCCTAAGGCAGCAATTAACAAATAAGGTGATTTTGGAGTACCCTGTCATATATGTTTTCCTCCCTTCACACAATATTGATTTCGAAGTTGTTAAAGATGATTATCCCACTTTTCCCAAACCGGACCTTAAAACTTCTGAAAGCGATAGTCATTTAGAGATAGGAGGTGTTCCTTTTAAAGAGGAAGAAATAATGGAAATTGGCAGGTCTTTGCCTCAACTCTACGATCTTGTGAAAAATGAGAGCTTGGCGAAGTCGGCTTCCCCACATCAGTTCACCAACCAAAGTATGTCTGAGAATGTATTGAATAACTCATCAGAGCGAGCTACGTCCACAGGAGTTGCAGCAGAAGATGGCTTCCAATCACCTATCTCAAACACCGATAAGGGAAATGTGGAATTTGATTTTGATCAAGAGTTAATAGATGAATACTCAGAGTTAATTAAAGAAATTAATCCGGATGATTTTCTTAATTTGGAAGGTTTACTTGACGGGGAAGAAGAGGAGAAAGATGATGGAAAAAGCCTAGAGAAAGATGACAGAAAAGACTATTGTGACgatttttatgattttgaaaGTATATATAACAAAGAAGATGACAGAAAAAACTCAAATGTAGAGGATGACTTAGAGGAAGGAGAGATTGTAGAATGA
- the LOC133822752 gene encoding uncharacterized protein LOC133822752, translating into MAMNDSRSISSSSADSASNAAPDQNVGRSRRSGDGGQTLGSGPTSRRWRDVFWLGIFVIHLVGLGFFLSILGINRFKKTDRLNIDRYMERVLENRKELTETYWPFYALAGGVGTVLGWTWLLLLGSQANYMMKVSVHILTTYLAVISVLCFWGDQIFWGVAFAIGAVLQFFYVVSVIDRLPFTMLVLQKAVKMVWSLPEVIRVAYAFMIVMLLWMGLWSFGAAGVVASSMDNDGRWWLLVVLSVSLFWTGAVLCNTVHVIVSGMVFLVLIHDGQEVSPMPPPNSLVKSLRHAVTTSFGSICYGSLFTAAIRTLRWEIRGIRSKIGNNECLLCCVDFLFHLVETLVRFFNKYAYVQIAVYGKSFNHSARDAWELFQSTGVEALIAYDCSGAVLLMGTLLGGLITGTCAGAWTWTKWSDRVVMVGLTAMLMGMVLVGLAMVVVESAVTSIYICYAEDPLLIHRWDAEFFNQMSETLHQRLQYRSARAREVLTHSRFDAQIQETLPV; encoded by the exons atggccatgaacGACTCTCGGAGTATTTCCTCTTCTTCTGCCGATTCTGCTTCTAATGCCGCACCCGATCAG aatgTGGGGCGGAGTCGGAGGAGTGGTGACGGCGGTCAAACGCTGGGTTCTGGGCCAACGAGTCGGCGCTGGCGTGATGTTTTTTGGTTGGGAATTTTTGTTATACACCTGGTGGGATTGGGGTTCTTCCTTTCTATTCTCGGGATCAATAGATTTAAGAAAACGGATAGGTTAAATATAGATAGGTATATGGAACGAGTATTAGAGAATCGAAAGGAGCTGACTGAAACTTATTGGCCCTTTTATGCTCTTGCTGGTGGAGTTGGGACTGTTCTTGGGTGGACTTGGCTGTTGTTGTTGGGTTCTCAAGCCAATTACATGATGAAGGTATCTGTCCACATTTTGACTACTTATCTTGCTGTGATTAGCGTTTTATGTTTCTGGGGCGACCAGATTTTCTGGGGTGTCGCGTTTGCGATTGGTGCCGTATTGCAGTTCTTCTATGTCGTATCAGTTATAGATAG ACTTCCATTTACAATGCTGGTGCTGCAAAAAGCTGTGAAGATGGTATGGAGTCTCCCTGAAGTTATTAGAGTGGCATACGCGTTCATGATTGTTATGCTTTTATGGATGGGGTTATGGTCTTTTGGAGCAGCGGGTGTTGTGGCTTCAAGCATGGATAATGATGGACGCTGGTGGCTTCTTGTG GTTCTCTCTGTAAGCTTATTTTGGACAGGTGCAGTTCTATGTAACACCGTACATGTTATAGTGTCTGGTATGGTGTTCCTTGTCCTCATACATGATGGTCAAGAAGTATCACCGATGCCTCCTCCGAATTCATTGGTAAAGTCTCTACGGCATGCTGTGACAACTTCTTTCGGGAGTATCTGCTATGGATCACTATTTACGGCTGCTATTCGGACACTGAGATGGGAG ATCAGGGGAATCCGTTCAAAGATTGGCAACAATGAATGTCTGCTTTGCTGTGTTGATTTCCTTTTTCATCTTGTAGAGACTCTAGTTCGTTTTTTCAACAAGTATGCTTATGTACAG ATAGCTGTTTATGGTAAGAGCTTTAACCATTCTGCTAGGGATGCCTGGGAATTGTTCCAATCAACTGGTGTGGAAGCACTTATTGCCTATGATTGTTCTGGTGCTGTTCTACTGATGGGAACACTGTTGGGTGGACTCATCACCGGAACTTGTGCGGGAGCCTGGACATGGACAAAATGGAGTGACAGAGTGGTTATGGTTGGATTGACTGCCATGTTGATGGGAATGGTCTTG GTGGGACTGGCAATGGTGGTTGTGGAAAGTGCAGTTACATCCATATACATATGCTACGCGGAGGATCCCTTACTAATCCATAGGTGGGATGCTGAATTTTTCAACCAAATGTCGGAGACACTCCACCAGCGCCTTCAGTATAGGAGTGCCCGAGCCAGGGAAGTTTTAACTCACAGTCGATTTGATGCCCAAATTCAAGAAACACTTCCTGTTTGA
- the LOC133822751 gene encoding transcription factor TGA2.2 gives MQSFRAAPSNPQLYTHSSFYFRGDECSRNQTRFSDLGELEHSAAAFPHDDAVDLSPSSIFSLKSNNIAVLPNNLHLGAFNPSAVCLDIAPTTTETSCVDTGQGQGLQQQQQQLVYHHHHLQQRQQQQKPTKVVVSPLGSGHFENWGDSAMADNSQQTDTSTDVDTDDKNHFQGMQHASLVVVDSMEDQSAKVITGDQKTLRRLAQNREAARKSRLRKKAYVQQLESSRLRLSQLEQELQRARQQGMFIASGFSGDHNQLMAGNGALAFDLDYARWLDEQQRLINDLRSAVNSHMGDNELRVLVDGVMAHYDEIFRLKSIGAKADVFHMLSGMWKTPAERCFMWLGGFRSSEVLKILGNHLEPLTDQQLLGICNLQQSSQQAEDALSQGMEALQQSLVETLSSATLGPAGSGNVADYMGQMAIAMGKLATLENFLYQADLLRQQTLQQMHRILTTRQAARALLVINDYFSRLRALSSLWLARPRE, from the exons ATGCAAAGCTTTCGAGCAGCTCCATCAAACCCTCAATTGTACACTCACTCTTCCTTCTATTTCAG GGGAGATGAGTGTAGCCGAAACCAAACACGGTTCTCGGATCTTGGGGAGCTTGAACACTCCGCAGCCGCTTTTCCTCACGATGATGCTGTTGATTTAAGCCCAA GCTCCATCTTCAGTTTAAAATCAAACAACATCGCTGTTTTACCTAATAACTTACACCTCGGGGCTTTCAACCCG AGTGCAGTGTGTTTGGACATAGCTCCAACGACAACAGAGACGAGCTGCGTCGACACAGGGCAAGGCCAAGGGTTGCAACAGCAACAGCAACAGTTGGTGTACCATCATCATCATCTGCAGCAGcggcagcagcagcagaagcCGACGAAGGTCGTCGTTTCACCTTTGGGAAGCGGACACTTTGAGAATTGGGGTGATTCAGCCATGGCAGACAATAGCCAGCAGACTGACACTTCTACAGATGTTGACACCGATGATAAAAACCAT TTTCAAGGAATGCAGCATGCCTCACTTGTAGTCGTGGATTCCATGGAGGACCAGTCAGCCAAGGTCATAACTGGTGACCAAAAG ACACTGCGCAGGCTGGCTCAGAATCGAGAGGCAGCAAGGAAGAGTCGACTTAGGAAGAAA GCATATGTCCAGCAATTGGAGAGTAGTCGACTTAGGCTTTCACAACTAGAGCAAGAGCTTCAACGAGCACGTCAACAG GGTATGTTTATTGCTTCTGGATTTTCAGGGGATCATAATCAGTTGATGGCAGGAAATG GGGCGCTTGCATTTGACCTGGACTATGCACGCTGGCTTGATGAACAACAACGGTTAATAAATGATCTAAGATCGGCTGTAAATTCCCACATGGGCGACAATGAGTTACGTGTTCTTGTTGATGGAGTGATGGCGCACTACGATGAAATATTCAGGCTGAAGAGCATTGGTGCCAAGGCTGATGTCTTCCACATGCTCTCTGGCATGTGGAAGACCCCCGCCGAGAGGTGTTTTATGTGGTTGGGCGGGTTCAGATCATCAGAAGTTCTCAAG ATACTAGGGAACCACCTCGAACCTTTGACAGATCAACAGTTGTTGGGCATATGTAACCTACAGCAATCTTCTCAACAGGCTGAGGACGCCTTGTCACAAGGCATGGAAGCTCTGCAGCAATCTCTTGTGGAAACGCTTTCCTCAGCCACGCTAGGGCCCGCTGGATCAGGAAATGTTGCTGATTACATGGGTCAAATGGCTATCGCAATGGGCAAGCTGGCTACTCTAGAGAACTTCCTTTACCAA GCTGATCTTTTGAGGCAGCAAACTCTACAACAAATGCATCGAATTCTGACCACTCGCCAAGCTGCTCGTGCTCTACTCGTCATAAATGATTACTTTTCTCGCCTTAGAGCACTCAGTTCGCTATGGTTGGCGCGCCCCAGGGAGTGA
- the LOC133822750 gene encoding protein PLANT CADMIUM RESISTANCE 7-like: MDPNSSKQLPAHGQWTTGFYDCFEDPSNCCYTYFCPCATFGRIAEITDKGTISSTRACILYYAMGFAHCLYGATYRTKLRALFALPEEPYSDCFAHSCCCICSLTQEYRELQNRGIDPAIGWQANVDKWKREGLKPPFSEQGMDR, encoded by the exons ATGGATCCAAACAGTTCAAAGCAGCTTCCAGCTCATGGGCAATGGACCACTGGCTTTTATGATTGTTTTGAGGATCCATCTAATT GTTGCTACACATACTTCTGTCCATGCGCCACCTTTGGGCGAATTGCAGAAATCACAGATAAAGGAACAATAT CTAGTACAAGGGCTTGCATACTGTACTATGCTATGGGGTTTGCTCACTGCCTATATGGGGCCACATACCGAACCAAATTGAGAGCGTTGTTTGCTCTACCCGAAGAGCCTTACTCAGATTGCTTTGCTCATTCTTGTTGCTGCATTTGTTCCTTGACTCAAGAGTACAGAGAGCTCCAAAATCGTGGGATTGATCCAGCTATAG GGTGGCAAGCAAACGTTGACAAGTGGAAACGGGAAGGACTCAAGCCACCATTTTCTGAACAAGGCATGGATCGTTGA